TGGAGCCGGGACTGGAAGACATGCTTCAGCAACACGTTCTCCACGGCAGACGCCGTCAGTGTGCCGGTCCTCGCCGGCGGCATGCGCCCCTGAGCTCCTCGGATCCGCCCGGCTCTCCTCTACGGAGGAGTTTCTGCCCAGACTCTGGGAGGACGGCGTTTTATCTGTGGACATTCCcgtttcctgctcctctctgccaAGGATAACTCTGGCGAGTGCCGGTGATGATTGCGGGTATCTCGAGGGGAATGAGCAAGAATAAATACTCCACCCTGCCAGGCCCAGAAAAACCGGGCCTTTGCCTGTAATTGAGTTTCCAGTGGATTCTTTGGGGCGGCCATTGCCCTCTGTGGCATTTGCTTTTTATAACCGTCCCACAGAGGGGGTCTCGCTGCTATTCGGGGGGGTGACAGAAGTCAGAGCCGTGCTTAGACGTTAGAAGTACAGTTTGGAATGTGGAATAACTTTCACTGGGAGTATCTTTGAAGAGGCGGCGGGAGGAGTGGAAGATGGCTCCGCCCACTGCAGATGTTATAGCAACCGTTACAGTTTAGCTTAGCACAGCTAAATGCCAGCACAGTCACCCCTCCAGGAGGAACGTGCACAGATGCACAGTTCTATTTTAAAGATGGGGAAAGTCACATGGAGGCGCCTTCTGAACAGCTGCTCTCATCATAGAGTGCTTTGAGGGGGGCGAGCACGTGTCCAGGCTCCGCCTCTCAGAATGTACCGGCCCATTTATATTACGCGTACGTTCAGAAATACCCAGGCCGATCGGGGgcagttttagtttagttactAGATACCATCTGCCCCCCACAGTCCAACTTTCATCACCTCAGTCCCTCATCCAAGCGTGAAACGATGACGCAACGATCCCCTTTAAAGGCGGGGGGCGCTCCGGAGCGCTGCTAGCCAGAGAGCTCTGACCCAGCGACGCCGTTTCCCTTGCTATGCTTGGACCGCTGCCCAGGCAACGACTTTAGGAAGGAAGGTGCCATCAAGGCTGACCGTGCTCGCCCCTCTCCCAAAGGGGGCTGCAGGTCTGGCCTGGAGACCAGAAGGTCATGAACTATTACCGGCCTGCAAAGTCACGAGGATCAACACGGAGGTCCTGAGCTCTGCTCAGTGACTCAGTCCATCTGGACTTACTTAAGCGGAATAAATCATACGCCCATGTCGGTCGGCTGGTCGGTTGGCTGGtcggttggctggttggttggctggtcgGTTGGCTGGTCgattggctggctggttggttggttggttggctggttggtggGCTGGTCGGTTGGCTGGtcggttggctggttggttggctggttggtggGCTGGTCGGTTGGCTGGTCGGTTGGCTGGTCGGTTGGCTGGTCGGTTGGCTGGTCTattggctggctggttggttggttggttggctggttggtgggctggttggttggctggtcgGTTGGCTGGTCGGTTGGCTGGTCGATTGGCTGGtcggttggctggttggttggctggtcgGTTGGCTGGTCGGTTGGCTGGTCGGTTGGCTGGTTGGTgggctggttggttggctggtcggttggctggttggttggctggttggttggctggtcgGTTGGCTGGTCGGTTGGCTGGTCGGTTGGCTGGTTGGTCAGAGTATTTGACGTCGCTGTACAGAATGTACTGCAGTGAACGTAGTGGTGGGGCGGAGCCTGGGGTAGGACAGTCGGCTCTATAGCGTCTCATTCCAGCTAGCGTAGATAGCGTAGAGTCCGTCCTAATTCTGCAGCTGTCGTTGGAGAAGACTGCCGGAGGGATACAGACAATAATGATTCATTCCTATCTATGTGTGTTTGATGGgtactaaatgtgcttgtaacTGCAACTTGCTATAGACGCTTAGCGTAGCAGCCTGTTAGTGCCATGCTAGCCATGCTAGCTTTCAACATGCTAGCCGTGTTCTGCATCTCTGTTTGCCATGGCTTAAATAGCCCTGCAGTTTCTATGAGGGTTACGGAGAAGATCTTTGTATTTCACGTCCTACACAGTTAACACCGAGGCCCAGGGGGCTGCGTGAGGTCATATGAGGTCATAGAGGTCATAGAGGTCAGATGAGGTTAGATGAGGTCATATGAGGTTAAATGAGGTCAGATGAGGCTGCATGAGGCTTTCTATTGAGTGACTGTTGGTTTCTGTCGGATGTCTCTCTGCTCCCGTTGGTTTCTGTCAGATGTCTCTCTGCTCCTGTTGGTTTCTGTTGGATGTCTCTCTGCTCCCGTTGGTTTCTGTCGGATGTCTCTCTGCTCCCGTTGGTTTCTGTCGGATGTCTCTCTGCTCCTGTTGGTTTCTGTTGGATGTCTCTCTGCTCCCGTTGGTTTCTGTTGGATGTCTCTCTGCTCCCGTTGGTTTCTGTTGGATGTTTCTTTGCTCCTGTTGGTTTCTGTCGGATGTCTCTCTGCTCCCGTTGGTTTTTGTCGGATGTCTCTGCTCCCATTGGTTTCTGTTGGATGTCTCTCTGCCCCCGTTGGTTTCTGTCGGTGGGCTGCAGATGGAATGTGTAGCAGACGCTCTGACAGTCGCTGCTGCTTCACTCGCAAGTAAATATGTCTATAAATGGGCAAGCGAGCCTCACTGCTGCacagcactctctctctctctctagcactctctccttccctctagagcgctctctcactctctctctctctctctctctttctagctctctctctctctctctctctctctagcgctctctctttctctctcatgcTCTCTTTCTAGTACTCTCTCGCTAGcgctctcttgctctctttctctctctctcttactctctttctccctctctctcttgctctctctcgctgtctctctctctctagctcgctacctctctctctcttgctctctctcgctgtctttctatctctctctctctcttactctctctctctctacctctctcgctctctctctcttcctctgaaCTCCCAACCCAGCGGTCGTGTTCTGAGAATAAGGGTCTTTTGCTCTTCCAGATCCAGAGTCTGGACTTGTGCTGGTCGGCAGATATCTATTGAACTATTCTCCAGAAAATGTATCTGTGCTTGTTTCACTTTAGAAGAACATTCCTGAAGAACATTCCTGAAGAACATTCCTGACCTATTTGTCTCTGATTTCAGGAACGTGGACGTTTGATCATCCCTGCTCCTTATTGGAATCCTTTTTCGCGATCAATGCTGCAATTACTGAGAACATTTTTGCGTCCTGAAGGCCCATTTTTTGGAGGATGTAACAGAGTTCCTCGGCGTCTCTGTCCGGGGCACCTGAGATCTCTTCCACAGACACAGTGATGCCAGCGAAAGCTCCGATCTACCTGAAAGCCACCAGCAGcaaaaagggaaagaaatgTCGCCTCAGAGATATTCTGTCCCCAGACATGATCAGTCCACCACTGGGGGACTTTCGCCACACTATCCACATTGGCAAAGGCGGGGAGGGCGATGCCTTCGGTGATATGTCTTTTCTTCAAGGGAGGTATGAACTCCTTCCTGGAAAGGGAGACGTCCTCCCTCATTACGACATCCAAAGTGACTTCCTGAGAGCCGACAGCGCTGGTGACGCTTCGCTTGTTGAGACCCCGTCTCCAGTGCTCAAAAATGCCATTTCCCTCCCAACTATTGGTGGCTGCCAGGCCCTGACGCTCCCCCTGATGCCCTCGTCGGTGTTCTCCATGCCGCCAGAACCCATGGCGGACATCACCAGGGCCACAGCTCACATGAAAGCTGCCGGCCCAGAGGAGGTAGACATCCTGCTGTTGCACTCCATGGATGTCTTCAGCGGTGAGCCTTCATCCTCAGCAGATCTTCAGTCAAGGCCAGACGTCCTCCTGGATTTGCTGGAGAGCACAGACATGTCCAATCCCAGAGCCATTTCAAAAGCCaacaaaatgtacaaatgtgAAGCCAGGTTGGACGAGCCATTGTCCTACTGCGTCAATGGTCACAACAAGGGTGCCATGGAAACCAACGGAAGCCTGACaagcaacagcagcagtgacAGCTGGAACAGCTGGAATGGTAAAGGTCCCTTACGCAACaatagctgcagcagcaggcctCTCAGAGGTCACGGACTCTTAAACGGAGAGCTGGCCGTAGGGTTCAAGCGGCAGCTCGCCATGTGCAGTGGAGAGTGGgtggaccgggaccgggaccaggGGGTGCAGGAGGGACGCAGCTGTCATTTTCAGGCTAGCTTTTCCAAAGAGAAGAGCAGATGCCAGGATTCCCTTGCCCAGATTACGGGGTCATTCCTCTCCCTTGAACTTGATCTGGGTCCATCCATCCTGGATGAGGTGCTCAACATCATGGATAAAACCGCAGTGAAGAGCTGGCCTTGAGCTGCGAGCAGGAGCCCCAGCAGGAGCCCCAGCAAGAGCCCCAGCAGGAGCCCAAGCAGGAGCCCCAGCAAGAGGCCCAGCAGGAGCCCCAGCAGGAGCCCAAGCAGGAGCCCCAGCAGGAGCCCCAGCAGGAGCCCCAGCAGGAGCCCCAGCGAGAGGCCCAGCAAGAGCCCCAGCAGGAGCCCAAGCAGGAGCCCCAGCAAGAGGCCCAGCAGGAGCCCCAGCAGGAGCCCCAGCAAGAGGCCCAGCAGGAGCCCCAGCAGGAGCCCAAGCAGGAGCCCCAGCAAGAGGCCCAGCAGGAACCCCAGCAGGAGCCCCAGCAAGAGCCCCAGCAGGAGCCCAAGCAGGAGCCCAAGCAGGAGCCCCAGCAGGAGCCCCAGCAGGAGCCCCAGCAGGAGCCCCAGCAGGAGCCCCAGCAGGAGCCCCAGCAGGAGTCCCAGATGCGTGTCTGAGATCCTGATGTTTCTGATGTTCCTGATGTTCCCGATGTTCCCGATGTTCCTGATGTTCCTGATGTTCCCGATGTTTCCGATGTTCCTGATGTTCCTGATGTCCCCGATGTTCCCGATGTTCCTGATGTTCCCGATGTT
Above is a window of Brachionichthys hirsutus isolate HB-005 chromosome 7, CSIRO-AGI_Bhir_v1, whole genome shotgun sequence DNA encoding:
- the cdc42ep3 gene encoding cdc42 effector protein 3, with protein sequence MPAKAPIYLKATSSKKGKKCRLRDILSPDMISPPLGDFRHTIHIGKGGEGDAFGDMSFLQGRYELLPGKGDVLPHYDIQSDFLRADSAGDASLVETPSPVLKNAISLPTIGGCQALTLPLMPSSVFSMPPEPMADITRATAHMKAAGPEEVDILLLHSMDVFSGEPSSSADLQSRPDVLLDLLESTDMSNPRAISKANKMYKCEARLDEPLSYCVNGHNKGAMETNGSLTSNSSSDSWNSWNGKGPLRNNSCSSRPLRGHGLLNGELAVGFKRQLAMCSGEWVDRDRDQGVQEGRSCHFQASFSKEKSRCQDSLAQITGSFLSLELDLGPSILDEVLNIMDKTAVKSWP
- the LOC137895981 gene encoding uncharacterized protein, which encodes RSPSRSPSKSPSRSPSRSPSKRPSRSPSRSPSRSPSRSPSRSPSRSPSERPSKSPSRSPSRSPSKRPSRSPSRSPSKRPSRSPSRSPSRSPSKRPSRNPSRSPSKSPSRSPSRSPSRSPSRSPSRSPSRSPSRSPSRSPSRSPRCVSEILMFLMFLMFPMFPMFLMFLMFPMFPMFLMFLMSPMFPMFLMFPMFPMFLMFLMFPMLPMFLMFLMFPPHT